In Curtobacterium sp. L6-1, a genomic segment contains:
- a CDS encoding pyridoxamine 5'-phosphate oxidase family protein gives MPTPDALPSLTVRRIRERQQTDPQVLRQVLAEGVVAHVGMVRDGFPVVLPFLYGVGDLGTGPVLLLHGSTGGGLFLDAGADGVPVSATVTHLDGIVFARSTFDSSANYRSAMVVGRATVVPVEQRAEALRQVADHLMPGRRSEVREMTDKEVRATQVLQLPLDAASVKVRAAGVGEASDDGEDHAVWAGVLPLAVRAGDPVPGTLSAGAGTRPDPSVVALASRLTALATDREARLTTAPPPTRAAHG, from the coding sequence ATGCCCACTCCCGACGCCCTCCCGTCCCTCACCGTCCGCCGGATCCGCGAGCGCCAGCAGACCGATCCGCAGGTCCTCCGCCAGGTCCTGGCCGAGGGGGTCGTCGCCCACGTCGGCATGGTCCGCGACGGCTTCCCGGTCGTCCTGCCCTTCCTCTACGGCGTCGGCGACCTCGGCACGGGGCCGGTCCTGCTCCTGCACGGCTCGACCGGAGGCGGCCTGTTCCTCGACGCCGGCGCGGACGGGGTCCCGGTCAGCGCCACGGTCACGCACCTCGACGGTATCGTCTTCGCCCGCTCCACCTTCGACAGCTCGGCGAACTACCGCAGCGCGATGGTCGTCGGCCGCGCCACCGTGGTCCCCGTCGAGCAGCGGGCCGAGGCGCTCCGCCAGGTCGCCGACCACCTCATGCCGGGCCGCCGGAGCGAGGTGCGCGAGATGACGGACAAGGAGGTCCGCGCGACCCAGGTCCTGCAGCTCCCGCTCGACGCCGCGAGCGTCAAGGTGCGCGCGGCCGGCGTCGGCGAGGCATCGGACGACGGTGAGGACCACGCGGTCTGGGCGGGCGTCCTGCCCCTCGCGGTCCGCGCCGGCGACCCGGTCCCCGGCACGCTGTCGGCGGGCGCCGGTACCCGGCCGGATCCGTCGGTGGTCGCGCTCGCGTCGCGCCTGACCGCGCTCGCGACCGACCGGGAGGCCCGCCTCACCACCGCCCCGCCGCCCACGCGGGCCGCGCACGGCTGA
- a CDS encoding C40 family peptidase — protein sequence MGRHALSAADDRRPTDTPVRRADTAPDAPLRPRVRRPAAAPLVARSTYVEHRKPARVIAMPQHRAALATAAGPVLPTAVRTGGAKDPRHVRRTATMQRAALLIAPALAVTSSLTLSIPAEAAPVDTATSATTTASAGGQAQTFTVARGVRVPVTDRGTTSIVSYPTLVVSGGATVGETQAALSEVLSAGGDRATIVQTALQYLGDPYVEGGASHTGIDCSGLTMVAYQAVGIQLDHYVPTQDAVATTIPESEAKAGDLVVYDNGDHVGLYLGYGLVLQAPHPGEPVDVIPMFPAAHHFARLLPAGS from the coding sequence ATGGGACGCCACGCCCTGTCAGCAGCCGACGACCGCCGACCGACCGACACCCCGGTCCGTCGAGCCGACACCGCACCGGACGCTCCACTCCGGCCGCGGGTCCGTCGTCCGGCAGCGGCACCGCTGGTCGCCCGGTCCACCTACGTCGAGCACCGCAAGCCCGCCCGGGTCATCGCGATGCCCCAGCACCGGGCTGCGCTGGCGACAGCCGCTGGACCGGTCCTCCCCACGGCCGTCCGCACCGGGGGGGCGAAGGACCCCCGGCACGTCCGGCGTACCGCGACCATGCAGCGTGCCGCGCTCCTCATCGCCCCGGCCCTCGCCGTGACGTCCAGCCTGACGCTGTCGATCCCGGCCGAGGCGGCTCCGGTCGACACGGCCACCAGTGCCACGACGACCGCGAGCGCCGGCGGGCAGGCCCAGACCTTCACCGTCGCGCGCGGGGTCCGGGTGCCGGTGACCGACCGAGGCACCACCTCGATCGTGTCGTACCCGACCCTGGTCGTCAGCGGCGGGGCGACGGTCGGGGAGACCCAGGCGGCCCTGTCCGAGGTGCTCTCGGCCGGCGGCGACCGGGCGACGATCGTGCAGACCGCCCTGCAGTACCTCGGCGACCCGTACGTCGAGGGCGGTGCGAGCCACACCGGCATCGACTGCTCCGGCCTGACGATGGTCGCGTACCAGGCCGTCGGCATCCAGCTGGACCACTACGTCCCCACACAGGACGCGGTCGCGACGACGATCCCGGAGTCCGAGGCGAAGGCCGGCGACCTCGTCGTGTACGACAACGGCGACCACGTCGGGCTGTACCTCGGGTACGGACTCGTCCTGCAGGCCCCGCACCCCGGCGAGCCGGTCGACGTCATCCCGATGTTCCCAGCCGCGCACCACTTCGCCCGGCTGCTGCCCGCCGGCTCCTGA
- the rimK gene encoding 30S ribosomal protein S6--L-glutamate ligase, with amino-acid sequence MKLAILSRAPHAYSTQRLRTAAEERGHTVKVLNTLRFAIDLTGEQPDLLYRGKLLSDYDAVLPRIGNSITYYGTAVVRQFEQMDVYTPNTANGITNSRDKLRANQILSRHDIGMPATTFVSSRADVRGAIERVGGAPVVIKLLEGTQGIGVILAPEAKVAESIVETLHSTKQNVLIQSFISESRGKDIRALVVGDRVVAAMRRSASGDEFRSNVHRGGTVEQVTLTPEYEEAAVRSAQIMGLRVAGVDMLEGNDGPLVMEVNSSPGLEGIERATGLDVAGAVIDFIANQVAFPEIDVRQRLSVSTGYGVAELLVHTNADLVGKTIKDSGLWDRDITVLTLHRGTSVIPNPRSGVALEPGDRLLCFGKLEEMRSMIPDRRRRRTKLRKLPTAALPDS; translated from the coding sequence ATGAAACTCGCCATCCTGTCGCGCGCTCCGCACGCGTACTCGACCCAGCGCCTCCGCACCGCCGCGGAGGAACGCGGACACACCGTCAAGGTGCTCAACACCCTGCGCTTCGCGATCGACCTCACCGGCGAACAGCCCGACCTGCTCTACCGCGGCAAGCTCTTGTCCGACTACGACGCCGTGCTGCCGCGGATCGGGAACTCGATCACGTACTACGGCACCGCGGTCGTCCGACAGTTCGAACAGATGGACGTGTACACGCCGAACACCGCGAACGGCATCACGAACTCCCGGGACAAGCTGCGCGCCAACCAGATCCTGTCCCGGCACGACATCGGCATGCCCGCGACCACGTTCGTCAGCAGCCGGGCCGACGTCCGCGGAGCGATCGAACGGGTGGGTGGCGCACCGGTGGTCATCAAGCTCCTCGAGGGCACGCAGGGCATCGGCGTGATCCTGGCGCCCGAGGCCAAGGTCGCCGAGTCGATCGTCGAGACGCTGCACTCGACGAAGCAGAACGTCCTCATCCAGAGCTTCATCTCGGAGAGCCGCGGCAAGGACATCCGCGCGCTCGTCGTGGGGGACCGGGTCGTCGCCGCGATGCGCCGGTCGGCCTCGGGCGACGAGTTCCGGTCGAACGTGCACCGCGGCGGCACCGTCGAGCAGGTCACGCTCACGCCGGAGTACGAGGAGGCGGCGGTCCGCTCCGCCCAGATCATGGGACTCCGCGTCGCCGGCGTCGACATGCTCGAGGGCAACGACGGGCCGCTCGTCATGGAGGTCAACTCGTCCCCGGGCCTCGAGGGGATCGAACGCGCGACCGGGCTCGACGTGGCCGGCGCGGTCATCGACTTCATCGCGAACCAGGTGGCGTTCCCGGAGATCGACGTCCGCCAGCGCCTCAGCGTCTCGACCGGGTACGGCGTCGCCGAGCTGCTCGTGCACACGAACGCAGACCTCGTCGGCAAGACCATCAAGGACTCGGGCCTGTGGGACCGCGACATCACCGTCCTGACCCTGCACCGCGGGACGTCCGTGATCCCGAACCCGCGCAGCGGTGTCGCGCTCGAGCCGGGCGACCGCCTGCTCTGCTTCGGCAAGCTCGAGGAGATGCGGTCGATGATCCCGGACCGTCGACGTCGGCGGACCAAGCTCCGCAAGCTCCCGACGGCCGCACTGCCGGACAGCTGA
- the rlmN gene encoding 23S rRNA (adenine(2503)-C(2))-methyltransferase RlmN, producing MAIDTRTPFEEQRSARPQVRPRTEGWQQATGTDGRPLLQFASPKRGKPPVHLADLTVEEREAKVKELGLPGFRAKQLATHYFTHYTSDPAKMTDLPAAQREELVAGMLPPLLTETRRLETDKGDTIKFLWKLHDGALVESVLMRYPGRITLCVSSQAGCGMNCPFCATGQAGLTRNMSTAEIIEQIVRANAAIAAGELGGDPRKGGQDRVDAERVTNIVFMGMGEPLANYKRVMDAVRIMVAPQPNGLGMSARGITVSTVGLVPAINKLADEGIPITFALSLHAPDDELRDELIPVNSKWKADEAIDAAHDYYVKTGRRVSIEYALIKDMNDHAWRADLLAEKLNKRGKGWVHVNPIPLNPTPGSVWTSSEEHVQDEFVRRLNAAGIPTTLRDTRGKEIDGACGQLAAAD from the coding sequence ATGGCCATCGACACCCGCACCCCGTTCGAGGAGCAGCGCTCTGCCCGCCCGCAGGTGCGCCCGCGCACCGAGGGCTGGCAGCAGGCGACGGGGACCGACGGTCGGCCGCTGCTGCAGTTCGCGTCGCCGAAGCGGGGCAAGCCGCCGGTGCACCTGGCGGACCTGACGGTCGAGGAGCGCGAGGCCAAGGTGAAGGAACTCGGTCTGCCCGGCTTCCGCGCCAAGCAGCTCGCGACCCACTACTTCACGCACTACACGTCCGACCCGGCGAAGATGACCGACCTGCCGGCTGCCCAGCGCGAGGAACTCGTCGCGGGCATGCTGCCGCCCCTGCTGACCGAGACCCGTCGTCTCGAGACGGACAAGGGCGACACGATCAAGTTCCTCTGGAAGCTGCACGACGGCGCCCTGGTCGAGTCGGTGCTCATGCGGTACCCGGGCCGCATCACGCTCTGCGTCTCGTCCCAGGCCGGCTGCGGGATGAACTGCCCGTTCTGCGCCACGGGCCAGGCGGGCCTGACGCGCAACATGTCGACGGCCGAGATCATCGAGCAGATCGTCCGGGCCAACGCCGCGATCGCCGCCGGTGAGCTGGGCGGCGACCCGCGCAAGGGCGGGCAGGACCGCGTCGACGCCGAGCGGGTGACGAACATCGTGTTCATGGGCATGGGGGAGCCGCTCGCGAACTACAAGCGCGTGATGGACGCCGTGCGGATCATGGTCGCGCCGCAGCCGAACGGGCTCGGCATGAGCGCGCGCGGGATCACGGTGTCGACGGTCGGTCTGGTGCCGGCGATCAACAAGCTCGCCGACGAGGGCATCCCGATCACCTTCGCGCTCTCGCTGCACGCGCCCGACGACGAACTGCGCGACGAGCTCATCCCGGTGAACTCGAAGTGGAAGGCCGACGAAGCGATCGACGCCGCCCACGACTACTACGTCAAGACCGGTCGGCGGGTGTCGATCGAGTACGCGCTCATCAAGGACATGAACGACCACGCCTGGCGTGCCGACCTGCTCGCCGAGAAGCTCAACAAGCGTGGCAAGGGGTGGGTGCACGTCAACCCGATCCCGCTCAACCCGACGCCGGGCTCGGTGTGGACCTCGTCCGAGGAGCACGTGCAGGACGAGTTCGTCCGCCGACTCAACGCTGCCGGCATCCCGACGACCCTCCGCGACACCCGCGGCAAGGAGATCGACGGGGCGTGCGGGCAGTTGGCTGCCGCCGACTGA
- a CDS encoding PLP-dependent aminotransferase family protein: protein MDQSSKVGVVVARVRGLVHDGTLGAEDPLPSTRALAAELGVARGTVVAAYEQLDGEGYIRTRQGAAARVVAGAAGAHGAAGAASAGASSGSGSGSGSASASASASASGAGAVGGGWDGAGSVGAGGPGAGAGAPGAGAGAPAAAPAAGAVPAHDGGVQRAVVDCRPGIPAVTAISERDWRAAWRAAASAPLRNGLSDPTGLLALREQVVVQLGLARGFTPSVSEVVVAAGTSEALSLLVEALRARLGRPPRIAVEDPGYRSGHRALTSAGAELVAVPVTADGIDLDVLASTTVDAVLVSPTHQYPLGSVMPVGHRLALLAHAARTGTVVVEDDYDSEFRHRGRPVPALAALDTAGVVVHLGGFSKTLDPRLRCAYVVLPPGPLGAAVVTARRARGAVVAEPVQVAVAHLLRTGAFRRHLGRVRRDYAHRRDRIARRLADTGLEARALTGGLHAVLTWPGPATGAAVVARAEAGGVLVSDLADYEVERGRSGDGVVVGYGAVTLPELDRALDVVLAAVRTERAAGARAADPQPPAPGRERVRR, encoded by the coding sequence GTGGACCAGTCGAGCAAGGTGGGCGTCGTCGTCGCCCGGGTGCGGGGGCTCGTGCACGACGGCACGCTCGGCGCCGAGGACCCGCTGCCGTCGACGCGGGCTCTCGCGGCCGAGCTCGGTGTCGCACGGGGCACGGTCGTGGCGGCGTACGAGCAGCTCGACGGCGAGGGGTACATCCGGACGCGGCAGGGGGCGGCGGCGCGGGTGGTCGCGGGAGCGGCGGGCGCGCACGGAGCGGCGGGCGCGGCGAGTGCGGGCGCGAGCTCGGGCTCGGGCTCGGGCTCGGGCTCGGCCTCGGCCTCGGCCTCGGCCTCGGCGAGCGGGGCGGGCGCGGTCGGCGGCGGCTGGGACGGCGCGGGGAGCGTCGGTGCAGGTGGACCGGGTGCAGGGGCCGGTGCGCCGGGTGCAGGGGCCGGGGCACCGGCTGCAGCCCCCGCTGCGGGTGCCGTGCCCGCGCACGACGGCGGCGTGCAGCGGGCGGTCGTCGACTGCCGACCCGGCATCCCGGCCGTCACCGCGATCAGCGAGCGCGACTGGCGGGCTGCCTGGCGTGCCGCGGCGAGCGCACCGCTCCGCAACGGCCTGTCCGATCCGACGGGCCTCCTCGCCCTCCGCGAGCAGGTGGTCGTGCAGCTCGGCCTGGCGCGCGGCTTCACCCCGTCGGTGTCGGAGGTCGTCGTGGCCGCCGGCACCTCGGAGGCGCTGTCCCTCCTGGTCGAGGCCCTGCGCGCCCGGCTCGGACGGCCCCCGCGGATCGCCGTCGAGGACCCCGGGTACCGGTCGGGGCACCGCGCCCTGACCAGTGCGGGGGCGGAACTCGTCGCCGTACCGGTCACCGCGGACGGCATCGACCTCGACGTCCTCGCATCGACCACGGTGGACGCGGTCCTGGTGTCACCCACGCACCAGTACCCGCTCGGCTCGGTCATGCCCGTCGGGCACCGACTGGCCCTCCTCGCGCACGCGGCACGGACGGGCACGGTCGTCGTCGAGGACGACTACGACTCCGAGTTCCGTCACCGCGGCCGTCCGGTGCCCGCCCTGGCGGCGCTCGACACCGCCGGCGTGGTCGTGCACCTGGGCGGGTTCTCGAAGACGCTGGACCCGCGGTTGCGGTGCGCCTACGTCGTGCTGCCGCCGGGGCCGCTCGGCGCCGCGGTCGTCACCGCCCGTCGCGCGCGTGGTGCCGTCGTCGCGGAGCCGGTGCAGGTCGCGGTCGCGCACCTGCTGCGGACGGGGGCGTTCCGGCGGCACCTGGGCCGGGTGCGGCGGGACTACGCGCACCGACGGGACCGCATCGCACGCCGACTGGCCGACACCGGTCTGGAGGCACGGGCCCTCACCGGCGGTCTGCACGCGGTGCTGACGTGGCCGGGTCCGGCGACCGGTGCCGCCGTGGTCGCCCGTGCCGAGGCGGGCGGGGTCCTCGTGAGCGACCTGGCGGACTACGAGGTCGAGCGGGGGCGGTCCGGCGACGGAGTGGTCGTCGGCTACGGCGCGGTGACGCTGCCGGAGCTCGACCGGGCGCTCGACGTGGTGCTCGCGGCGGTGCGGACGGAGCGGGCGGCGGGGGCACGGGCGGCGGACCCGCAGCCGCCGGCTCCCGGGCGCGAGCGAGTGCGCCGCTGA